The genomic window TCTAAATTGACTGATAAAGTCAAGTTCGTCTCCCTAGCTCACGCCTCAAATGTTCTTGGTGTGGTCAATCCGATCAAGGAAATCACTCAATTAGCCCACCAAGTTGGAGCTATCATGGTGGTGGATGGTGCTCAATCTACACCTCATATGAAGATTGATGTTCAGGAATTGGATGTGGACTTCTTTGCTTTTTCAGGTCACAAGATGGCTGGACCAACTGGTATTGGTGTTCTTTACGGTAAAGAAAAGTATCTGGAACAAATGTCACCAGTTGAGTTTGGTGGCGAGATGATTGATTTCGTCTATGAGCAATCTGCTAGTTGGAAGGAATTGCCTTGGAAATTTGAGGCTGGGACGCCAAATATGGCAGGTGCTATCGGACTTGCTGCAGCAGTGGATTATCTGGAAAAGATTGGTATGGATGCCATTGAATCTCATGAACAGGAATTGATTGCATACGTCTATCCAAAATTGCAGGCCATTGAAGGCTTGACCATTTATGGTTCGCAGGACTTGGCTCAACGTTCGGGTGTCATTGCTTTTAACTTAGGGGATCTTCATCCCCACGATCTTGCGACGGCTCTGGATTATGAAGGAGTGGCTGTTCGTGCTGGTCACCATTGCGCCCAACCTTTGCTTCAGTATTTGGAAGTCCCAGCAACAGCTCGTGCAAGTTTTTATATCTACAATACCAAGGCAGATTGTGACAAGCTAGTTGATGCCCTACAAAAGACAAAGGAGTTTTTCAATGGCACTTTCTAAACTAGATAGCCTTTATATGGCAGTGGTGGCAGACCATTCGAAAAATCCACATCACCAAGGGAAGTTAGAAGACGCTGAGCAAATCAGTCTCAATAATCCAACCTGTGGGGATGTTATCAACCTCTCTGTCAAGTTTGACGCAGAGGATCGTTTGGAAGATATTGCTTTTCTAAATTCAGGATGCACGATTTCAACTGCCTCTGCTAGTATGATGACAGATGCTGTTTTGGGCAAGACCAAACAAGAAATTCTAGAGCTTGCGACCATTTTTTCAGAAATGGTTCAAGGTCAAAAAGATGACCGCCAAGACCAACTTGGCGATGCAGCTTTCTTATCAGGTGTTGCCAAATTCCCACAACGGATTAAGTGTGCAACTCTAGCTTGGAATGCACTTAAGAAAACAATTGAAGATCAAGGAAAACAGTAAGACAAGTTTCTTTTGTCTTATGAATCAGTAGAAATGAAGAATGAAAGAAAGGATATTATGGCTGAAGAAAGAGTAGAACCAAAACCAATTGATCTTGGTGAATATAAATTTGGTTTCCATGACGATGTAGAGCCTGTCCTATCGACAGGAAAAGGATTGAACGAAGAAGTCATTCGCGAATTATCAGCTGCTAAGGGAGAACCTGAGTGGATGTTAGAATTCCGTTTGAAGTCTTATGAAACCTTCAAAAAAATGCCTATGCAAACCTGGGGAGCAGACTTGTCAGAGATTGACTTTGATGACTTGATCTACTACCAAAAACCTTCTGATAAACCTGCCCGTTCTTGGGATGAAGTTCCTGAAAAAATCAAAGAAACCTTTGAACGTATCGGTATTCCAGAAGCTGAGCGTGCTTATCTAGCAGGTGCTTCTGCCCAGTA from Streptococcus oralis includes these protein-coding regions:
- the sufU gene encoding Fe-S cluster assembly sulfur transfer protein SufU; translated protein: MALSKLDSLYMAVVADHSKNPHHQGKLEDAEQISLNNPTCGDVINLSVKFDAEDRLEDIAFLNSGCTISTASASMMTDAVLGKTKQEILELATIFSEMVQGQKDDRQDQLGDAAFLSGVAKFPQRIKCATLAWNALKKTIEDQGKQ